One region of Mesotoga infera genomic DNA includes:
- a CDS encoding amidohydrolase → MRIIDSHVHFPSSDLFGKAKGSVHPWLARERARWRKAWQFDGAEPIASQDEMVERWYREAEMYDISVVFVTSGGNEAMAEIVKSHPDRFHGYAHHDPSLEEAPFLLEKAVKKQGLKGYKILGPTVGKPLDSKDLYPVWEVAQGENIPVLIHFGIMGSAGGIANHMNINPLVIHDVAKAFPHMRIIVPHFGCGYVFETLNLCWACPNVYIDTSGSNQWMRWMPYDVNLEMLFRKYRETIGPGRIVFGTDSSYFPRGYAKAYFDEQFKAMINVGYSDDEIERVVFGNIDDLLNGR, encoded by the coding sequence ATGCGAATAATCGATTCTCATGTTCATTTTCCATCTTCTGATCTCTTTGGAAAGGCTAAAGGTAGTGTCCATCCATGGCTGGCCCGTGAGAGGGCGCGCTGGAGAAAGGCATGGCAGTTCGATGGGGCCGAACCCATCGCTTCACAGGATGAAATGGTAGAGAGATGGTATAGAGAGGCAGAAATGTATGATATCTCTGTCGTTTTCGTTACTTCAGGTGGAAACGAGGCAATGGCGGAGATAGTTAAATCTCATCCCGACAGGTTTCACGGCTATGCTCATCACGACCCTTCACTCGAAGAGGCCCCTTTCCTGCTTGAGAAAGCCGTTAAGAAGCAGGGTCTGAAGGGATATAAGATACTTGGACCGACGGTTGGAAAGCCTCTTGACAGCAAAGATCTTTATCCGGTATGGGAAGTCGCTCAGGGAGAAAATATCCCTGTGCTGATCCATTTTGGTATCATGGGCTCTGCTGGGGGGATTGCCAATCATATGAATATCAATCCACTGGTAATTCACGATGTTGCAAAAGCCTTTCCTCATATGAGAATAATCGTGCCACATTTTGGTTGTGGATACGTCTTTGAAACCTTGAATCTCTGCTGGGCCTGCCCCAATGTATATATTGACACAAGCGGATCAAACCAGTGGATGAGATGGATGCCTTACGATGTGAACCTGGAAATGCTCTTTCGAAAGTATAGAGAGACTATAGGGCCGGGTAGAATTGTATTTGGTACGGATTCCAGTTATTTTCCCAGGGGTTACGCAAAGGCCTACTTCGATGAGCAGTTCAAAGCCATGATTAACGTTGGTTATTCCGACGATGAAATCGAAAGGGTCGTCTTCGGCAACATAGACGACCTTCTCAATGGGAGGTAG
- a CDS encoding carbohydrate ABC transporter permease, whose amino-acid sequence MVFPFVWMFSSSFKTSEEIYEMSLIPNEPTIANYEFIFKYSMFPRWFLNSMIVAVVTTISVLFFDSLIGYTLAKYTFPGKNIIFILILSTLMIPTEMLVIPWYIMVRQLGWMETYWSIMFPGMISAFGIFLMKQFMSTIPDDLLDAARIDGVSEFGIFIRIVIPLVKPALATLAIFNFVGNWNAFLWPLIVAQTPKMYTLPVGVSYFSSENLTRWELIMTGAAVSTIPLIIFFIIFQKQIVKGIAMSGLKG is encoded by the coding sequence ATGGTCTTTCCCTTTGTCTGGATGTTCTCTTCGTCTTTCAAGACATCTGAAGAAATCTATGAGATGTCGTTGATACCTAATGAACCGACGATCGCCAACTACGAGTTCATTTTCAAATACTCAATGTTTCCTAGGTGGTTTTTGAACAGCATGATTGTGGCTGTTGTGACCACTATATCCGTTCTCTTTTTCGATTCGCTGATAGGCTACACGCTTGCCAAATATACTTTTCCCGGCAAGAACATCATATTTATTCTCATTCTCAGCACGCTCATGATTCCGACCGAGATGCTAGTTATTCCATGGTATATCATGGTAAGGCAATTGGGGTGGATGGAGACCTACTGGAGCATAATGTTTCCCGGTATGATCAGCGCTTTCGGTATTTTCCTCATGAAGCAGTTCATGTCGACGATACCGGATGACCTGCTTGATGCAGCAAGAATCGACGGGGTATCGGAATTTGGAATATTCATCAGAATAGTCATACCTCTCGTCAAACCGGCACTTGCCACACTGGCGATTTTCAATTTCGTTGGCAACTGGAATGCTTTTTTGTGGCCTCTCATAGTAGCCCAGACTCCGAAGATGTACACTCTCCCGGTCGGGGTCTCTTACTTCTCAAGTGAGAATCTAACCAGGTGGGAGTTGATTATGACAGGCGCCGCCGTCTCAACCATACCGCTGATAATCTTCTTCATAATCTTCCAGAAGCAGATTGTAAAGGGAATCGCCATGTCGGGATTAAAGGGGTGA